A genomic region of Oryza glaberrima chromosome 1, OglaRS2, whole genome shotgun sequence contains the following coding sequences:
- the LOC127771669 gene encoding uncharacterized protein LOC127771669 isoform X2, protein MAAPPEATGAPPQTEGEEIKDGIEVCVFDESPEVFSRAVHAISELTTGEHEPNFPDAEVERLASSITFLREWRHFSYEPKNVSFTCDARSAPSRVDTHKINLPQFSSASVPQITHLDNGKAKTDSSDFVIFAGGNVWALDWCPRLCDRPHSPINCEYLAVAAHPPGSSYHKIGMPLIGRGIIQVWCLLAPSEEGHPHQSLVACNKYNPSNQPKQRGRPRKTITTSDDHLEPSVKRPRGRPRKTITTSDDHLEPSVKRPRGRPRKYPLPIAKVEDSSQNDRSQEFALIDPLVSPAVVSCDIAIAYPMPTVNPVESTPRKGRGRPRKKPVEIKGLSGIKLTEDLSTALSPIALTCMEPKKKRGRPRKYPAPSNSKHLPGTDTELGNDSVCQPGSIDFGLGPTENTGSGANITHAAVDAASAVPLSGQRGREQPEKEVIHIENSMQSGQSGIGSMLPTYILPESGNKSNSTGLRRRGRPRKKPFPSTTSCVFVPGTETPKKGSTLTNSNNLVVLAKSNCDILANDIGRSSCAIENSVHLSVGTSHAATPAQGICLAKCKEESSAKKGRGRPRKQPISTECGCSKACRGEEQKTQTIPKSGDNASLVENCKKESCPGKGRVQDKKKSVSNERSSVVLSVEAQNMDGSSASTAYTSCCTPACNFENAETNQAVSVPSENSAQVIDELKDTEVARFKESTKDDNMICSAEKTLSRVPKDISLPRVVLCLAHNGKVAWDVKWKPPSANQSEHKSCLGFLAVLLGNGSLEVWEVPSPSMIQKIYSSSSKEGTDPRFLKLKPVFSSAKVKCGNRQSIPLTVDWSPSHDMILAGCHDGTVALWKFSANLSFQGSKPFMCVTAESAPIRTVSWAPSVSKENVNTFVTAGEDGLKFWDLRDPYRHLWELTTAPRAVISLQWLKDARGVVISLEDGTLKFVSLSRIANDVPVTGRPFVGTKTQGVSTYQLSEYLIWSVHASEITGYAAYCVADGTAVCFELTPRFWEKEPGRNRVPYFLCGSLSEEGTTIKIGTALPNSPLSNVPLGTKRATKTCKDVAQLHVIEEGKLLTNSEYNGAINPSIRDGQQDEPDEGQETGAIVLAAPSMQENFGTSTSRGSESPENFEVFPPKAVALHRLRWNMNKGSEKWLCYGGAAGIIRCQRI, encoded by the exons atggcggcgccgccggaggcgaCGGGGGCGCCGCCCCAGACTGAAGGAGAGGAGATTAAGGATGGCATCGAGGTCTGCGTATTTGACGAGTCACCGGAGGTCTTCTCCAGAGCGGTGCACGCCATCTCGGAGCTCACAACCGGGGAGCACGAGCCGAACTTCCCTGACGCCGAAGTCGAGCGGCTCGCCTCCTCAATAACTTTCCTCAG AGAATGGAGGCACTTCTCTTATGAGCCAAAAAATGTTAGTTTCACTTGTGACGCCAGATCAGCTCCATCCAGAGTTGACACACACAAGATAAACTTACCACAGTTCTCGTCTGCATCTGTCCCCCAG ATCACACACCTAGACAATGGGAAGGCTAAAACAGACAG CTCAGATTTCGTTATATTTGCCGGAGGCAATGTTTGGGCGTTGGACTGGTGCCCTAGGTTGTGTGACAGGCCTCATTCTCCCATAAACTGTGAG TATCTTGCTGTTGCTGCTCACCCTCCTGGTTCTTCTTACCATAAAATTGGCATGCCGTTAATCGGGAGAGGTATAATTCAAGTTTGGTGTCTCCTAGCACCATCTGAAGAGGGTCATCCTCATCagtcattggttgcatgcaatAAATATAATCCATCCAATCAACCAAAACAAAGGGGTAGACCAAGAAAGACCATCACAACTTCTGATGATCACTTGGAACCAAGTGTCAAAAGACCAAGGGGCAGACCAAGAAAGACCATCACAACTTCTGATGATCACTTGGAACCAAGTGTCAAAAGACCAAGGGGCAGACCAAGAAAATATCCACTGCCAATTGCCAAAGTGGAAGATTCATCCCAAAACGACAGAAGTCAAGAGTTTGCTCTTATTGATCCTCTTGTCAGTCCAGCAGTTGTTTCATGTGACATTGCAATAGCTTATCCCATGCCAACTGTTAATCCTGTGGAATCAACTCCAAGAAAAGGTAGAGGGCGACCTAGGAAAAAACCTGTTGAAATAAAAGGTTTGTCTGGCATTAAACTAACAGAAGACTTGTCTACAGCTCTATCTCCAATAGCTTTAACCTGCATGGAGCCCAAGAAAAAAAGGGGGAGGCCCCGAAAGTATCCTGCTCCAAGCAACAGCAAGCATCTTCCAGGCACTGATACTGAATTAGGAAATGATTCTGTCTGTCAGCCTGGTTCAATTGATTTTGGTTTGGGTCCCACTGAAAATACTGGGTCTGGTGCTAATATAACTCATGCTGCAGTTGATGCAGCCTCTGCAGTTCCATTGTCAGGTCAGAGGGGTAGAGAACAGCCAGAAAAGGAAGTAATTCATATTGAGAATTCCATGCAATCTGGACAGTCTGGCATAGGATCCATGTTGCCTACGTATATTTTACCTGAATCAGGCAACAAGAGTAACTCAACTGGTCTGAGGCGGAGGGGACGACCTAGGAAGAAACCATTTCCGAGTACAACCAGTTGTGTATTTGTTCCTGGTACTGAGACCCCAAAGAAAGGTTCTACTCTGACCAATTCAAATAATCTCGTGGTCTTGGCCAAGAGTAATTGTGACATTTTAGCAAATGATATTGGTCGATCAAGCTGTGCTATAGAGAACAGTGTCCATTTGAGTGTTGGAACATCTCATGCTGCAACACCAGCACAGGGCATATGTCTTGCAAAATGCAAGGAAGAATCAAGTGCCAAGAAGGGTAGAGGCAGACCTAGAAAGCAGCCAATTTCAACGGAATGCGGTTGTTCTAAAGCATGCAGGGGTGAAGAACAAAAAACTCAGACAATTCCCAAGTCAGGCGACAATGCGTCCTTGGTTGAAAATTGCAAGAAAGAATCATGTCCCGGAAAGGGCAGAGTGCAAGATAAAAAGAAATCTGTTTCAAATGAAAGAAGTTCAGTAGTGCTTAGTGTTGAAGCACAGAACATGGACGGATCTTCTGCATCAACTGCATATACTTCATGTTGTACTCCTGCTTGTAACTTTGAAAACGCAGAGACAAATCAGGCTGTATCTGTTCCTTCCGAAAACAGTGCTCAGGTTATTGATGAACTAAAAGATACAGAAGTGGCTCGATTCAAAGAATCAACTAAAGATGATAATATGATTTGTTCTGCAGAAAAGACCCTTTCTCGTGTCCCAAAAGACATTTCTCTACCAAGGGTTGTCTTATGTTTAGCTCATAATGGAAAAGTTGCTTGGGACGTAAAATGGAAACCTCCTTCAGCAAATCAGTCAGAACATAAATCATGTTTGGGTTTTCTTGCAGTACTCTTGGGGAATGGCTCGCTTGAAGT ATGGGAAGTTCCATCTCCAAGCATGATTcagaaaatatattcctcttCTTCAAAGGAGGGTACTGACCCTCGATTTTTAAAGCTGAAGCCTGTGTTTAGCTCTGCCAAAGTAAAGTGCGGGAACAGACAAAG CATTCCCTTGACAGTTGATTGGTCACCCTCTCATGATATGATATTGGCGGGATGTCACGATGGAACG GTTGCTTTATGGAAGTTCTCTGCAAACCTGTCATTTCAAG GTTCAAAACCTTTTATGTGTGTAACTGCTGAATCTGCTCCCATCAGAACCGTGTCGTGGGCACCATCTGTGAG TAAGGAAAACGTGAATACCTTTGTCACTGCTGGAGAGGATGGTCTGAAATTCTGGGATTTAAG AGATCCATATCGTCATCTTTGGGAGTTAACTACTGCTCCAAGGGCCGTAATAAGTCTTCAATGGTTGAAGGATGCAAG AGGTGTTGTCATATCATTGGAAGATGGCACATTAAAGTTCGTTAGCTTGTCAAGAATCGCAAATGATGTTCCTGTTACTGGAAGGCCATTTGTTGGAACGAAAACTCAGGGTGTTTCTACCTATCAATTGTCTGAATATTTGATATGGAGTGTCCATGCCTCAGAAATTACAG GCTATGCGGCTTATTGTGTGGCTGATGGAACTGCTGTTTGCTTTGAG CTTACTCCGAGATTCTGGGAAAAGGAACCTGGGAGGAACCGTGTACCATATTTTCTTTGTGGTTCATTATCAGAGGAGGGAACAACCATTAAAATTGGTACCGCATTACCAAACTCTCCTTTGTCAAATGTTCCTCTGGGGACCAAACGGGCTACTAAAACTTGCAAAGATGTAGCTCAATTGCATGTTATAGAAGAAGGGAAACTTCTTACCAACTCAG AATACAATGGTGCTATAAATCCGAGCATCAGAGATGGTCAACAAGATGAACCTGATGAAGGACAAGAAACCGGTGCCATAGTTTTAGCTGCTCCTTCAATGCAAGAGAATTTTGGTACAAGCACCAGCAGGGGTAGTGAATCccctgaaaattttgaggtcTTTCCTCCTAAAGCTGTAGCATTGCATCGGTTGAGATGGAACATGAATAAAGGTAGCGAGAAATGGTTGTGCTATGGAGGTGCTGCAGGCATTATCCGGTGTCAGAGGATCTAA
- the LOC127771669 gene encoding uncharacterized protein LOC127771669 isoform X1: MAAPPEATGAPPQTEGEEIKDGIEVCVFDESPEVFSRAVHAISELTTGEHEPNFPDAEVERLASSITFLREWRHFSYEPKNVSFTCDARSAPSRVDTHKINLPQFSSASVPQITHLDNGKAKTDSFCSSDFVIFAGGNVWALDWCPRLCDRPHSPINCEYLAVAAHPPGSSYHKIGMPLIGRGIIQVWCLLAPSEEGHPHQSLVACNKYNPSNQPKQRGRPRKTITTSDDHLEPSVKRPRGRPRKTITTSDDHLEPSVKRPRGRPRKYPLPIAKVEDSSQNDRSQEFALIDPLVSPAVVSCDIAIAYPMPTVNPVESTPRKGRGRPRKKPVEIKGLSGIKLTEDLSTALSPIALTCMEPKKKRGRPRKYPAPSNSKHLPGTDTELGNDSVCQPGSIDFGLGPTENTGSGANITHAAVDAASAVPLSGQRGREQPEKEVIHIENSMQSGQSGIGSMLPTYILPESGNKSNSTGLRRRGRPRKKPFPSTTSCVFVPGTETPKKGSTLTNSNNLVVLAKSNCDILANDIGRSSCAIENSVHLSVGTSHAATPAQGICLAKCKEESSAKKGRGRPRKQPISTECGCSKACRGEEQKTQTIPKSGDNASLVENCKKESCPGKGRVQDKKKSVSNERSSVVLSVEAQNMDGSSASTAYTSCCTPACNFENAETNQAVSVPSENSAQVIDELKDTEVARFKESTKDDNMICSAEKTLSRVPKDISLPRVVLCLAHNGKVAWDVKWKPPSANQSEHKSCLGFLAVLLGNGSLEVWEVPSPSMIQKIYSSSSKEGTDPRFLKLKPVFSSAKVKCGNRQSIPLTVDWSPSHDMILAGCHDGTVALWKFSANLSFQGSKPFMCVTAESAPIRTVSWAPSVSKENVNTFVTAGEDGLKFWDLRDPYRHLWELTTAPRAVISLQWLKDARGVVISLEDGTLKFVSLSRIANDVPVTGRPFVGTKTQGVSTYQLSEYLIWSVHASEITGYAAYCVADGTAVCFELTPRFWEKEPGRNRVPYFLCGSLSEEGTTIKIGTALPNSPLSNVPLGTKRATKTCKDVAQLHVIEEGKLLTNSEYNGAINPSIRDGQQDEPDEGQETGAIVLAAPSMQENFGTSTSRGSESPENFEVFPPKAVALHRLRWNMNKGSEKWLCYGGAAGIIRCQRI; encoded by the exons atggcggcgccgccggaggcgaCGGGGGCGCCGCCCCAGACTGAAGGAGAGGAGATTAAGGATGGCATCGAGGTCTGCGTATTTGACGAGTCACCGGAGGTCTTCTCCAGAGCGGTGCACGCCATCTCGGAGCTCACAACCGGGGAGCACGAGCCGAACTTCCCTGACGCCGAAGTCGAGCGGCTCGCCTCCTCAATAACTTTCCTCAG AGAATGGAGGCACTTCTCTTATGAGCCAAAAAATGTTAGTTTCACTTGTGACGCCAGATCAGCTCCATCCAGAGTTGACACACACAAGATAAACTTACCACAGTTCTCGTCTGCATCTGTCCCCCAG ATCACACACCTAGACAATGGGAAGGCTAAAACAGACAG CTTTTGCAGCTCAGATTTCGTTATATTTGCCGGAGGCAATGTTTGGGCGTTGGACTGGTGCCCTAGGTTGTGTGACAGGCCTCATTCTCCCATAAACTGTGAG TATCTTGCTGTTGCTGCTCACCCTCCTGGTTCTTCTTACCATAAAATTGGCATGCCGTTAATCGGGAGAGGTATAATTCAAGTTTGGTGTCTCCTAGCACCATCTGAAGAGGGTCATCCTCATCagtcattggttgcatgcaatAAATATAATCCATCCAATCAACCAAAACAAAGGGGTAGACCAAGAAAGACCATCACAACTTCTGATGATCACTTGGAACCAAGTGTCAAAAGACCAAGGGGCAGACCAAGAAAGACCATCACAACTTCTGATGATCACTTGGAACCAAGTGTCAAAAGACCAAGGGGCAGACCAAGAAAATATCCACTGCCAATTGCCAAAGTGGAAGATTCATCCCAAAACGACAGAAGTCAAGAGTTTGCTCTTATTGATCCTCTTGTCAGTCCAGCAGTTGTTTCATGTGACATTGCAATAGCTTATCCCATGCCAACTGTTAATCCTGTGGAATCAACTCCAAGAAAAGGTAGAGGGCGACCTAGGAAAAAACCTGTTGAAATAAAAGGTTTGTCTGGCATTAAACTAACAGAAGACTTGTCTACAGCTCTATCTCCAATAGCTTTAACCTGCATGGAGCCCAAGAAAAAAAGGGGGAGGCCCCGAAAGTATCCTGCTCCAAGCAACAGCAAGCATCTTCCAGGCACTGATACTGAATTAGGAAATGATTCTGTCTGTCAGCCTGGTTCAATTGATTTTGGTTTGGGTCCCACTGAAAATACTGGGTCTGGTGCTAATATAACTCATGCTGCAGTTGATGCAGCCTCTGCAGTTCCATTGTCAGGTCAGAGGGGTAGAGAACAGCCAGAAAAGGAAGTAATTCATATTGAGAATTCCATGCAATCTGGACAGTCTGGCATAGGATCCATGTTGCCTACGTATATTTTACCTGAATCAGGCAACAAGAGTAACTCAACTGGTCTGAGGCGGAGGGGACGACCTAGGAAGAAACCATTTCCGAGTACAACCAGTTGTGTATTTGTTCCTGGTACTGAGACCCCAAAGAAAGGTTCTACTCTGACCAATTCAAATAATCTCGTGGTCTTGGCCAAGAGTAATTGTGACATTTTAGCAAATGATATTGGTCGATCAAGCTGTGCTATAGAGAACAGTGTCCATTTGAGTGTTGGAACATCTCATGCTGCAACACCAGCACAGGGCATATGTCTTGCAAAATGCAAGGAAGAATCAAGTGCCAAGAAGGGTAGAGGCAGACCTAGAAAGCAGCCAATTTCAACGGAATGCGGTTGTTCTAAAGCATGCAGGGGTGAAGAACAAAAAACTCAGACAATTCCCAAGTCAGGCGACAATGCGTCCTTGGTTGAAAATTGCAAGAAAGAATCATGTCCCGGAAAGGGCAGAGTGCAAGATAAAAAGAAATCTGTTTCAAATGAAAGAAGTTCAGTAGTGCTTAGTGTTGAAGCACAGAACATGGACGGATCTTCTGCATCAACTGCATATACTTCATGTTGTACTCCTGCTTGTAACTTTGAAAACGCAGAGACAAATCAGGCTGTATCTGTTCCTTCCGAAAACAGTGCTCAGGTTATTGATGAACTAAAAGATACAGAAGTGGCTCGATTCAAAGAATCAACTAAAGATGATAATATGATTTGTTCTGCAGAAAAGACCCTTTCTCGTGTCCCAAAAGACATTTCTCTACCAAGGGTTGTCTTATGTTTAGCTCATAATGGAAAAGTTGCTTGGGACGTAAAATGGAAACCTCCTTCAGCAAATCAGTCAGAACATAAATCATGTTTGGGTTTTCTTGCAGTACTCTTGGGGAATGGCTCGCTTGAAGT ATGGGAAGTTCCATCTCCAAGCATGATTcagaaaatatattcctcttCTTCAAAGGAGGGTACTGACCCTCGATTTTTAAAGCTGAAGCCTGTGTTTAGCTCTGCCAAAGTAAAGTGCGGGAACAGACAAAG CATTCCCTTGACAGTTGATTGGTCACCCTCTCATGATATGATATTGGCGGGATGTCACGATGGAACG GTTGCTTTATGGAAGTTCTCTGCAAACCTGTCATTTCAAG GTTCAAAACCTTTTATGTGTGTAACTGCTGAATCTGCTCCCATCAGAACCGTGTCGTGGGCACCATCTGTGAG TAAGGAAAACGTGAATACCTTTGTCACTGCTGGAGAGGATGGTCTGAAATTCTGGGATTTAAG AGATCCATATCGTCATCTTTGGGAGTTAACTACTGCTCCAAGGGCCGTAATAAGTCTTCAATGGTTGAAGGATGCAAG AGGTGTTGTCATATCATTGGAAGATGGCACATTAAAGTTCGTTAGCTTGTCAAGAATCGCAAATGATGTTCCTGTTACTGGAAGGCCATTTGTTGGAACGAAAACTCAGGGTGTTTCTACCTATCAATTGTCTGAATATTTGATATGGAGTGTCCATGCCTCAGAAATTACAG GCTATGCGGCTTATTGTGTGGCTGATGGAACTGCTGTTTGCTTTGAG CTTACTCCGAGATTCTGGGAAAAGGAACCTGGGAGGAACCGTGTACCATATTTTCTTTGTGGTTCATTATCAGAGGAGGGAACAACCATTAAAATTGGTACCGCATTACCAAACTCTCCTTTGTCAAATGTTCCTCTGGGGACCAAACGGGCTACTAAAACTTGCAAAGATGTAGCTCAATTGCATGTTATAGAAGAAGGGAAACTTCTTACCAACTCAG AATACAATGGTGCTATAAATCCGAGCATCAGAGATGGTCAACAAGATGAACCTGATGAAGGACAAGAAACCGGTGCCATAGTTTTAGCTGCTCCTTCAATGCAAGAGAATTTTGGTACAAGCACCAGCAGGGGTAGTGAATCccctgaaaattttgaggtcTTTCCTCCTAAAGCTGTAGCATTGCATCGGTTGAGATGGAACATGAATAAAGGTAGCGAGAAATGGTTGTGCTATGGAGGTGCTGCAGGCATTATCCGGTGTCAGAGGATCTAA
- the LOC127771669 gene encoding uncharacterized protein LOC127771669 isoform X3: MGRLKQTDFVIFAGGNVWALDWCPRLCDRPHSPINCEYLAVAAHPPGSSYHKIGMPLIGRGIIQVWCLLAPSEEGHPHQSLVACNKYNPSNQPKQRGRPRKTITTSDDHLEPSVKRPRGRPRKTITTSDDHLEPSVKRPRGRPRKYPLPIAKVEDSSQNDRSQEFALIDPLVSPAVVSCDIAIAYPMPTVNPVESTPRKGRGRPRKKPVEIKGLSGIKLTEDLSTALSPIALTCMEPKKKRGRPRKYPAPSNSKHLPGTDTELGNDSVCQPGSIDFGLGPTENTGSGANITHAAVDAASAVPLSGQRGREQPEKEVIHIENSMQSGQSGIGSMLPTYILPESGNKSNSTGLRRRGRPRKKPFPSTTSCVFVPGTETPKKGSTLTNSNNLVVLAKSNCDILANDIGRSSCAIENSVHLSVGTSHAATPAQGICLAKCKEESSAKKGRGRPRKQPISTECGCSKACRGEEQKTQTIPKSGDNASLVENCKKESCPGKGRVQDKKKSVSNERSSVVLSVEAQNMDGSSASTAYTSCCTPACNFENAETNQAVSVPSENSAQVIDELKDTEVARFKESTKDDNMICSAEKTLSRVPKDISLPRVVLCLAHNGKVAWDVKWKPPSANQSEHKSCLGFLAVLLGNGSLEVWEVPSPSMIQKIYSSSSKEGTDPRFLKLKPVFSSAKVKCGNRQSIPLTVDWSPSHDMILAGCHDGTVALWKFSANLSFQGSKPFMCVTAESAPIRTVSWAPSVSKENVNTFVTAGEDGLKFWDLRDPYRHLWELTTAPRAVISLQWLKDARGVVISLEDGTLKFVSLSRIANDVPVTGRPFVGTKTQGVSTYQLSEYLIWSVHASEITGYAAYCVADGTAVCFELTPRFWEKEPGRNRVPYFLCGSLSEEGTTIKIGTALPNSPLSNVPLGTKRATKTCKDVAQLHVIEEGKLLTNSEYNGAINPSIRDGQQDEPDEGQETGAIVLAAPSMQENFGTSTSRGSESPENFEVFPPKAVALHRLRWNMNKGSEKWLCYGGAAGIIRCQRI; encoded by the exons ATGGGAAGGCTAAAACAGACAG ATTTCGTTATATTTGCCGGAGGCAATGTTTGGGCGTTGGACTGGTGCCCTAGGTTGTGTGACAGGCCTCATTCTCCCATAAACTGTGAG TATCTTGCTGTTGCTGCTCACCCTCCTGGTTCTTCTTACCATAAAATTGGCATGCCGTTAATCGGGAGAGGTATAATTCAAGTTTGGTGTCTCCTAGCACCATCTGAAGAGGGTCATCCTCATCagtcattggttgcatgcaatAAATATAATCCATCCAATCAACCAAAACAAAGGGGTAGACCAAGAAAGACCATCACAACTTCTGATGATCACTTGGAACCAAGTGTCAAAAGACCAAGGGGCAGACCAAGAAAGACCATCACAACTTCTGATGATCACTTGGAACCAAGTGTCAAAAGACCAAGGGGCAGACCAAGAAAATATCCACTGCCAATTGCCAAAGTGGAAGATTCATCCCAAAACGACAGAAGTCAAGAGTTTGCTCTTATTGATCCTCTTGTCAGTCCAGCAGTTGTTTCATGTGACATTGCAATAGCTTATCCCATGCCAACTGTTAATCCTGTGGAATCAACTCCAAGAAAAGGTAGAGGGCGACCTAGGAAAAAACCTGTTGAAATAAAAGGTTTGTCTGGCATTAAACTAACAGAAGACTTGTCTACAGCTCTATCTCCAATAGCTTTAACCTGCATGGAGCCCAAGAAAAAAAGGGGGAGGCCCCGAAAGTATCCTGCTCCAAGCAACAGCAAGCATCTTCCAGGCACTGATACTGAATTAGGAAATGATTCTGTCTGTCAGCCTGGTTCAATTGATTTTGGTTTGGGTCCCACTGAAAATACTGGGTCTGGTGCTAATATAACTCATGCTGCAGTTGATGCAGCCTCTGCAGTTCCATTGTCAGGTCAGAGGGGTAGAGAACAGCCAGAAAAGGAAGTAATTCATATTGAGAATTCCATGCAATCTGGACAGTCTGGCATAGGATCCATGTTGCCTACGTATATTTTACCTGAATCAGGCAACAAGAGTAACTCAACTGGTCTGAGGCGGAGGGGACGACCTAGGAAGAAACCATTTCCGAGTACAACCAGTTGTGTATTTGTTCCTGGTACTGAGACCCCAAAGAAAGGTTCTACTCTGACCAATTCAAATAATCTCGTGGTCTTGGCCAAGAGTAATTGTGACATTTTAGCAAATGATATTGGTCGATCAAGCTGTGCTATAGAGAACAGTGTCCATTTGAGTGTTGGAACATCTCATGCTGCAACACCAGCACAGGGCATATGTCTTGCAAAATGCAAGGAAGAATCAAGTGCCAAGAAGGGTAGAGGCAGACCTAGAAAGCAGCCAATTTCAACGGAATGCGGTTGTTCTAAAGCATGCAGGGGTGAAGAACAAAAAACTCAGACAATTCCCAAGTCAGGCGACAATGCGTCCTTGGTTGAAAATTGCAAGAAAGAATCATGTCCCGGAAAGGGCAGAGTGCAAGATAAAAAGAAATCTGTTTCAAATGAAAGAAGTTCAGTAGTGCTTAGTGTTGAAGCACAGAACATGGACGGATCTTCTGCATCAACTGCATATACTTCATGTTGTACTCCTGCTTGTAACTTTGAAAACGCAGAGACAAATCAGGCTGTATCTGTTCCTTCCGAAAACAGTGCTCAGGTTATTGATGAACTAAAAGATACAGAAGTGGCTCGATTCAAAGAATCAACTAAAGATGATAATATGATTTGTTCTGCAGAAAAGACCCTTTCTCGTGTCCCAAAAGACATTTCTCTACCAAGGGTTGTCTTATGTTTAGCTCATAATGGAAAAGTTGCTTGGGACGTAAAATGGAAACCTCCTTCAGCAAATCAGTCAGAACATAAATCATGTTTGGGTTTTCTTGCAGTACTCTTGGGGAATGGCTCGCTTGAAGT ATGGGAAGTTCCATCTCCAAGCATGATTcagaaaatatattcctcttCTTCAAAGGAGGGTACTGACCCTCGATTTTTAAAGCTGAAGCCTGTGTTTAGCTCTGCCAAAGTAAAGTGCGGGAACAGACAAAG CATTCCCTTGACAGTTGATTGGTCACCCTCTCATGATATGATATTGGCGGGATGTCACGATGGAACG GTTGCTTTATGGAAGTTCTCTGCAAACCTGTCATTTCAAG GTTCAAAACCTTTTATGTGTGTAACTGCTGAATCTGCTCCCATCAGAACCGTGTCGTGGGCACCATCTGTGAG TAAGGAAAACGTGAATACCTTTGTCACTGCTGGAGAGGATGGTCTGAAATTCTGGGATTTAAG AGATCCATATCGTCATCTTTGGGAGTTAACTACTGCTCCAAGGGCCGTAATAAGTCTTCAATGGTTGAAGGATGCAAG AGGTGTTGTCATATCATTGGAAGATGGCACATTAAAGTTCGTTAGCTTGTCAAGAATCGCAAATGATGTTCCTGTTACTGGAAGGCCATTTGTTGGAACGAAAACTCAGGGTGTTTCTACCTATCAATTGTCTGAATATTTGATATGGAGTGTCCATGCCTCAGAAATTACAG GCTATGCGGCTTATTGTGTGGCTGATGGAACTGCTGTTTGCTTTGAG CTTACTCCGAGATTCTGGGAAAAGGAACCTGGGAGGAACCGTGTACCATATTTTCTTTGTGGTTCATTATCAGAGGAGGGAACAACCATTAAAATTGGTACCGCATTACCAAACTCTCCTTTGTCAAATGTTCCTCTGGGGACCAAACGGGCTACTAAAACTTGCAAAGATGTAGCTCAATTGCATGTTATAGAAGAAGGGAAACTTCTTACCAACTCAG AATACAATGGTGCTATAAATCCGAGCATCAGAGATGGTCAACAAGATGAACCTGATGAAGGACAAGAAACCGGTGCCATAGTTTTAGCTGCTCCTTCAATGCAAGAGAATTTTGGTACAAGCACCAGCAGGGGTAGTGAATCccctgaaaattttgaggtcTTTCCTCCTAAAGCTGTAGCATTGCATCGGTTGAGATGGAACATGAATAAAGGTAGCGAGAAATGGTTGTGCTATGGAGGTGCTGCAGGCATTATCCGGTGTCAGAGGATCTAA